One genomic region from Anopheles bellator chromosome 2, idAnoBellAS_SP24_06.2, whole genome shotgun sequence encodes:
- the LOC131207153 gene encoding membrane-associated tyrosine- and threonine-specific cdc2-inhibitory kinase → MKSPLPVPDFNDDCNFTFKQAGRKQFVSYMRRPPKLLHQSFSRSLNASTAKVISFREDDPRHLSTLYNRSRSETYYEQCFEQLSKVGEGSYGEVFKVRSRTDGKLYAVKRCRGDRCRDRQSSYEEVRRYEQFSDQENCVKLHLAWEQDERLYMQMELCKGSLENDACQPMPTKRIWSILVDLLLALKSLHDRNLIHLDIKLANILVTDDGTCKLADFGLVFDLTKGNVRNATEGDSRYIAPELMEGRYSKAADIFSLGLVTLELACNLELPMAGRLWHRLRSEQPLPDELTRTMSPTLREIVQRMLMARPEDRATVDGLLLHPVIQKLRESRQRSRSSRGIRAFLQKCSASYLRNRLLCLGRFVVTAVMWMVDCFRLQHRKLPSKDDGGESKSSKWWDRSNLSTTVVGNGTPKGISFGASLSFEEQSNGRMPEDSFFETSATADEDGSERRVTDKDSVQSTPTLNNSVPTHTPPIRFVNSTPLSQHNWRRVQNSLLQQFHLQNQSETPQLSRDVPCLPLRDLWFGEEDEDLPLMQRSRSREYPVTSSTPLHGRAVAKRLNDSDGDIRPLNGSLPKRVEGEQHPYAFAGFVTATPKCSFQMLSGIGGRGNDSSPAATTFNCDSVSSGFSSLPSKKRLHFDLDEDSDSG, encoded by the exons ATGAAATCACCGCTACCAGTACCGGATTTCAATGATGACTGCAACTTCACCTTCAAGCAG GCCGGCcgcaaacaatttgtttcgTACATgcgacggccaccgaaactGCTGCACCAAAGCTTTAGTCGCAGCTTAAACGCGTCCACTGCCAAAGTCATCTCATTCCGGGAGGATGACCCACGGCATCTCAGCACACTGTACAACCGTAGCAGGTCGGAAACGTATTACGAACAGTGCTTCGAGCAGTTGTCCAAAGTAGGCGAAGGCTCGTACGGTGAGGTGTTCAAGGTGCGCTCTCGCACCGACGGCAAGCTGTACGCGGTGAAGCGTTGCCGTGGTGACCGATGCCGGGATCGGCAGTCGAGCTACGAAGAGGTTCGCCGTTACGAGCAGTTTTCGGATCAAGAAAACTGCGTCAAGCTGCACTTGGCCTGGGAGCAGGACGAGCGGTTGTACATGCAAATGGAGTTGTGCAAAGGAAGCCTCGAGAATGACGCCTGCCAGCCGATGCCGACAAAGCGCATCTGGTCGATCCTGGTCGACCTGTTGCTGGCACTTAAGAGCCTCCACGATCGTAACCTGATCCATCTCGACATCAAACTAGCAAACATACTCGTCACTGACGACGGTACTTGCAAGCTGGCCGATTTTGGACTCGTGTTCGACCTCACCAAGGGCAACGTTCGCAACGCGACGGAGGGTGACTCACGCTACATAGCTCCAGAGCTGATGGAGGGTCGCTACTCGAAGGCGGCGGACATTTTCAGTCTCGGGTTGGTGACTCTTGAGTTGGCCTGCAATTTAGAGCTTCCGATGGCGGGGCGCCTCTGGCACCGGTTGCGCAGTGAGCAACCCTTGCCAGACGAGCTGACGAGAACGATGTCTCCAACTCTGCGAGAGATCGTGCAGCGGATGCTGATGGCGCGACCAGAAGATCGTGCTACGGTCGACGGACTGCTACTACATCCTGTCATCCAGAAGCTACGCGAAAGCCGTCAACGCTCGCGATCGTCCCGTGGCATTAGAGCGTTCCTCCAGAAATGCAGCGCCTCCTACCTGCGCAATAGGCTCCTTTGTTTGGGACGGTTCGTTGTGACTGCGGTCATGTGGATGGTAGACTGTTTCCGGTTGCAGCATCGAAAGTTGCCATCGAAAGACGACGGTGGGGAATCGAAATCAAGCAAGTGGTGGGACAGAAGCAACCTTTCTACTACTGTCGTTGGCAATGGCACCCCGAAAGGCATCAGTTTCGGTGCATCGCTGTCGTTCGAGGAGCAAAGCAACGGCCGGATGCCAGAGGATTCGTTTTTCGAAACAAGCGCCACCGCAGATGAAGATGGTTCTGAGAGGAGGGTCACCGATAAAGATAGCGTACAAAGCACACCGACCTTGAACAACTCGGTGCCGacacacacaccaccgatCCGGTTTGTTAATTCGACTCCATTGAGCCAGCACAATTGGCGCCGGGTACAGAATAGTCTGTTGCAACAGTTTCATCTACAGAACCAATCGGAAACACCGCAACTGAGCCGAGATGTGCCTTGCTTACCGTTGCGTGATCTATG GTTCGGAGAAGAGGATGAAGATCTGCCACTGATGcaacgatcacgatcgcgcgAATACCCTGTCACGTCGTCCACCCCGTTACATGGTCGTGCGGTAGCAAAGCGGCTCAATGACAGTGACGGAGATATTCGGCCCCTTAATGGATCGCTACCGAAGCGCGTGGAGGGCGAGCAACACCCGTACGCCTTTGCCGGGTTCGTTACAGCAACACCAAAGTGTTCCTTTCAGATGCTCTCTGGTATTGGTGGCCGTGGTAATGATAGCAGCCCGGCCGCCACTACATTCAACTGTGATTCGGTGTCGTCTGGCTTTTCGTCGTTACCCAGTAAGAAAAGATTGCACTTTGATCTTGATGAGGACTCGGATTCCGGTTAG
- the LOC131210734 gene encoding short-chain specific acyl-CoA dehydrogenase, mitochondrial, which produces MFGLRACARIGTLLRNGTHQHRAIASLSALPDTHQMLQKTCRDFADNELVPNAARFDREHLYPTEQIRKMGELGLMAVAVKEEYGGTGLDYLAYAIAMEEISRGCASAGVVMSVNNSLYLGPLTHFGNEQQMQQYVVGYTDGAKVGCFALSEPGNGSDAGAASTTATRQGDHWLLNGTKCWITNGYEAGAAVVFATTDKSLKHKGISAFIVPKDAAGFSLGKKEDKLGIRGSSTCSLIFEECAIPAANLLGEPGSGFKIAMQTLDAGRIGIASQALGIAQASLECAVDYAGKRMAFGKPIAKLQAIQSKLADMATRLEAARLLTWRAAWLKDNKKPFTKEAAQAKLAASEAATFCSHQSIQILGGMGYVSDMPAERHYRDARITEIYEGTSEIQRLVIAGAVLKELTR; this is translated from the coding sequence GAACGCTCCTTCGTAATGGTacccaccagcaccgtgcCATCGCTAGCCTTTCGGCGCTGCCTGATACACATCAGATGCTGCAGAAAACGTGCCGTGATTTCGCCGATAACGAGCTGGTCCCGAATGCGGCCCGATTTGATCGGGAGCATCTCTACCCGACGGAGCAGATCCGCAAGATGGGCGAACTGGGACTGATGGCCGTTGCGGTGAAGGAAGAGTACGGTGGAACCGGGTTGGACTATTTGGCGTATGCCATCGCAATGGAGGAAATATCCCGCGGCTGTGCATCGGCCGGTGTGGTGATGTCGGTTAACAACTCGCTCTACCTCGGACCGTTAACACACTTTGGCAACGAGCAACAGATGCAACAGTACGTGGTCGGCTACACAGACGGGGCCAAGGTGGGCTGCTTTGCCCTTTCCGAGCCGGGCAACGGATCGGACGCCGGTGCGGCATCAACGACCGCAACCCGGCAGGGCGACCACTGGTTGttgaatggaacaaagtgttgGATCACGAACGGCTATGAAGCCGGGGCAGCGGTCGTTTTTGCGACCACCGATAAGAGCCTCAAGCACAAGGGCATCTCCGCTTTCATTGTGCCGAAAGATGCGGCCGGTTTTTCGCTcggaaaaaaagaagacaagCTCGGTATCCGCGGCTCGTCGACCTGTTCTTTGATCTTCGAAGAATGTGCCATTCCCGCCGCAAACTTGCTCGGTGAGCCGGGGTCAGGATTTAAGATCGCGATGCAAACACTGGACGCGGGGCGCATCGGGATCGCCAGCCAGGCGCTCGGTATTGCGCAAGCATCGCTCGAGTGTGCCGTCGATTACGCCGGAAAGCGGATGGCGTTCGGAAAACCGATCGCAAAACTACAGGCAATACAAAGTAAGCTAGCCGATATGGCTACGCGATTGGAAGCGGCCCGATTGCTCACTTGGCGTGCGGCGTGGCTGaaggacaacaaaaaaccgttcACGAAGGAGGCAGCGCAAGCCAAATTGGCCGCCTCAGAAGCGGCCACCTTCTGCTCGCATCAGTCCATCCAGATACTGGGCGGTATGGGGTACGTTTCGGATATGCCGGCCGAGCGACACTACCGGGACGCTAGGATCACGGAGATTTACGAGGGTACGTCCGAGATCCAGCGGCTCGTTATCGCCGGTGCCGTACTGAAAGAGTTGACGCGCTAA